The following are encoded together in the Oreochromis niloticus isolate F11D_XX linkage group LG12, O_niloticus_UMD_NMBU, whole genome shotgun sequence genome:
- the LOC100697943 gene encoding SEC14-like protein 2 isoform X1 → MSGRVGDLSPKQAEALEQFRVRVQDILSQLPAQHDHFLLRWLRARNFNIQKSEAMLRKHLEFRKQMKVDTIITDWRPPEVIEKYLSGGMCGYDREGSPIWYDVIGPVDPKGLFLSASKQDFIKSKIRDCEMLQKECNLQSERLGKNVESITMIYDVEGLGLKHLWKPAIETYGEILQMFEDNYPEGLKKLFVIKAPKIFPVAYNLVKHFLSEATRQKICILGANWQEVLLNHIDAEELPVIYGGKLTDPDGDPRCRNKINHVGPVPPSYYVRDHVKVDYEQSVTISRVSSQQLDFEILFPGCVLRWQFASDGGDIGFGVFLKAKKGEWKKAAEMEEIVPSQRYNAHLVPEDGSLTCERPGVYVLRFDNTYSIFQAKRISYSVEVLLPDHLQPAQRNGKSGDHVEVECDSQL, encoded by the exons ATGAGCGGGAGAGTGGGAGACCTGAGTCCTAAACAGGCTGAGGCGCTGGAGCAG TTTCGAGTACGGGTACAAGATATTCTTTCTCAGCTTCCTGCACAGCATGACCACTTCCTCTTACGTTGGCTCAGAG CCAGAAACTTCAATATCCAGAAGTCTGAGGCAATGCTGCGAAAG CATTTGGAGTTCAGGAAACAGATGAAAGTAGACACAATAATCACTGACTGGCGTCCACCAGAG GTTATCGAGAAATATCTGTCAGGAGGGATGTGCGGTTACGACCGCGAGGGCAGTCCCATCTGGTACGATGTCATCGGACCTGTAGATCCTAAGGGCCTCTTTCTGTCTGCCTCCAAGCAAGACTTCATCAAGTCCAAGATCAGAGACTGCGAGATGCTTCAGAAGGAGTGTAACCTCCAGTCGGAGAGA CTGGGGAAGAACGTGGAGTCGATCACAATGATCTACGATGTTGAGGGTCTGGGCCTGAAGCACTTATGGAAGCCAGCTATAGAAACATATGGAGAG ATCCTCCAGATGTTTGAAGACAACTATCCAGAAGGGCTGAAGAAACTGTTTGTTATCAAAG CCCCTAAAATCTTTCCTGTGGCCTACAACCTCGTCAAGCACTTTCTGAGTGAGGCCACGCGACAAAAGATCTGCATCCTGGGAG CCAACTGGCAGGAGGTGTTATTGAATCACATCGATGCCGAGGAGCTGCCGGTGATATACGGGGGTAAACTGACGGATCCTGACGGAGACCCTCGTTGTCGCAACAAG ATAAACCATGTTGGACCAGTTCCTCCCTCCTACTACGTGCGGGACCATGTGAAGGTGGATTACGAGCAGTCTGTGACCATCAGCCGAGTTTCTTCACAGCAACTGGACTTTGAGATCTTGTTCCCCGGCTGTGTTCTCAG GTGGCAGTTTGCCAGTGACGGTGGAGACATCGGATTTGGGGTCTTTCTAAAGGCCAAAAAGGGTGAATGGAAGAAGGCGGCTGAGATGGAGGAAATCGTCCCCAGTCAGCGATACAACGCCCACTTAGTACCCGAGGATGGCTCACTGACCTGTGAGCGTCCAGGAGTCT ATGTGCTGAGGTTCGACAACACCTACAGCATCTTCCAGGCCAAACGCATCAGCTACAGTGTTGAGGTCCTGCTTCCTGATCATTTACAGCCCGCGCAGAGAAACGGGAAGTCCGGCGACCACGTGGAAGTGGAGTGCGACAGTCAGTTATAA
- the LOC100697943 gene encoding SEC14-like protein 2 isoform X2 yields the protein MLRKHLEFRKQMKVDTIITDWRPPEVIEKYLSGGMCGYDREGSPIWYDVIGPVDPKGLFLSASKQDFIKSKIRDCEMLQKECNLQSERLGKNVESITMIYDVEGLGLKHLWKPAIETYGEILQMFEDNYPEGLKKLFVIKAPKIFPVAYNLVKHFLSEATRQKICILGANWQEVLLNHIDAEELPVIYGGKLTDPDGDPRCRNKINHVGPVPPSYYVRDHVKVDYEQSVTISRVSSQQLDFEILFPGCVLRWQFASDGGDIGFGVFLKAKKGEWKKAAEMEEIVPSQRYNAHLVPEDGSLTCERPGVYVLRFDNTYSIFQAKRISYSVEVLLPDHLQPAQRNGKSGDHVEVECDSQL from the exons ATGCTGCGAAAG CATTTGGAGTTCAGGAAACAGATGAAAGTAGACACAATAATCACTGACTGGCGTCCACCAGAG GTTATCGAGAAATATCTGTCAGGAGGGATGTGCGGTTACGACCGCGAGGGCAGTCCCATCTGGTACGATGTCATCGGACCTGTAGATCCTAAGGGCCTCTTTCTGTCTGCCTCCAAGCAAGACTTCATCAAGTCCAAGATCAGAGACTGCGAGATGCTTCAGAAGGAGTGTAACCTCCAGTCGGAGAGA CTGGGGAAGAACGTGGAGTCGATCACAATGATCTACGATGTTGAGGGTCTGGGCCTGAAGCACTTATGGAAGCCAGCTATAGAAACATATGGAGAG ATCCTCCAGATGTTTGAAGACAACTATCCAGAAGGGCTGAAGAAACTGTTTGTTATCAAAG CCCCTAAAATCTTTCCTGTGGCCTACAACCTCGTCAAGCACTTTCTGAGTGAGGCCACGCGACAAAAGATCTGCATCCTGGGAG CCAACTGGCAGGAGGTGTTATTGAATCACATCGATGCCGAGGAGCTGCCGGTGATATACGGGGGTAAACTGACGGATCCTGACGGAGACCCTCGTTGTCGCAACAAG ATAAACCATGTTGGACCAGTTCCTCCCTCCTACTACGTGCGGGACCATGTGAAGGTGGATTACGAGCAGTCTGTGACCATCAGCCGAGTTTCTTCACAGCAACTGGACTTTGAGATCTTGTTCCCCGGCTGTGTTCTCAG GTGGCAGTTTGCCAGTGACGGTGGAGACATCGGATTTGGGGTCTTTCTAAAGGCCAAAAAGGGTGAATGGAAGAAGGCGGCTGAGATGGAGGAAATCGTCCCCAGTCAGCGATACAACGCCCACTTAGTACCCGAGGATGGCTCACTGACCTGTGAGCGTCCAGGAGTCT ATGTGCTGAGGTTCGACAACACCTACAGCATCTTCCAGGCCAAACGCATCAGCTACAGTGTTGAGGTCCTGCTTCCTGATCATTTACAGCCCGCGCAGAGAAACGGGAAGTCCGGCGACCACGTGGAAGTGGAGTGCGACAGTCAGTTATAA
- the rnf215 gene encoding RING finger protein 215 isoform X2, translating to MASPRWCRLGVSLPLLLLLRWSGLLAVAEQVALVEVFLEQRPGASDLLQGEVVESSLGGGSSEQRDEEREELEGDLVLVRDEVTPVDEGKDKADIKKPEPWIGVVPVEIDESKASTGNQESFADAVVNKMKRALVLGASALIILALNQNTVSEMDLSQVLSKPIIVIQTSENVTKLIGALLRGLQATAKITYKTILQDNLGATLTLWSSCGRSRGGRYGEWQGVICTGETNSQVQVGKHDTVKHTSAFKLLHQSRKYLQQLWDTVLLVALILSTGVIVQARWQYQGRQLNDDLELLPKQDVLKRMSSLKTKRYRQPKPWCDPSQLAEAETCAVCLEPFNNNQCLRVLPCLHEYHRDCVDPWLLLQHTCPLCKRSILGSICKDS from the exons ATGGCTTCCCCTCGCTGGTGCCGCCTCGGGGTGTCGTTAccgctactgctgctgctgcggtgGTCGGGGCTGCTGGCGGTGGCGGAGCAGGTTGCTCTGGTAGAGGTTTTCTTGGAACAGCGGCCAGGTGCGAGCGACCTGCTCCAGGGGGAGGTGGTTGAATCCAGCCTGGGCGGCGGGAGCTCCGAGCAGCGGGACGAGGAGCGAGAAGAGCTGGAGGGAGATCTGGTCCTG GTTAGAGATGAGGTGACAccggtggatgaaggaaaagacaAGGCTGACATCAAAAAGCCAGAGCCGTGGATCGGGGTTGTGCCCGTGGAGATAGACGAAAGCAAAGCCTCGACTGGGAACCAGGAGTCCTTCGCTGATGCTGTGGTCAATAAA ATGAAGCGAGCGTTGGTCCTCGGAGCATCGGCGCTGATTATTCTGGCTCTCAACCAAAACACCGTCAGTGAG ATGGATTTGTCCCAGGTGCTGTCCAAGCCCATCATTGTGATCCAGACATCAGAAAATGTGACCAAGCTGATCGGAGCACTGCTCAG GGGCCTTCAGGCGACGGCAAAAATCACATACAAGACGATCCTGCAGGACAACCTG GGAGCCACGCTCACGCTGTGGTCCAGCTGCGGGCGGTCGAGAGGAGGTCGCTACGGGGAGTGGCAGGGGGTCATCTGCACCGGCGAGACCAACTCTCAGGTCCAGGTGGGCAAACATGACACCGTCAAACACACGTCTGCTTTTAAGCTGCTGCATCAGAGCCGA AAGTACCTGCAGCAGCTGTGGGACACCGTCCTCCTGGTGGCTCTGATCCTCAGCACAGGAGTCATCGTTCAGGCTCGCTGGCAGTACCAAGGCCGCCAGCTGAACGACGACTTAGAG CTCCTTCCCAAACAGGACGTTCTGAAGAGGATGTCATCCCTGAAGACCAAAAGATACCGTCAGCCCAAACCCTGGTGTGACCCGTCGCAGCTGGCAGAGGCAGAAACCTGCGCCGTCTGTTTGGAGCCTTTTAACAACAACCAG TGTCTGCGGGTGCTGCCGTGTCTTCACGAGTATCACAGAGACTGTGTCGACccctggctgctgctgcagcacacctgtCCTCTGTGCAAGCGCAGCATCCTCG GCAGCATCTGCAAAGACAGTTAA
- the rnf215 gene encoding RING finger protein 215 isoform X3, translated as MASPRWCRLGVSLPLLLLLRWSGLLAVAEQVALVEVFLEQRPGASDLLQGEVVESSLGGGSSEQRDEEREELEGDLVLVLVRDEVTPVDEGKDKADIKKPEPWIGVVPVEIDESKASTGNQESFADAVVNKMKRALVLGASALIILALNQNTVSEMDLSQVLSKPIIVIQTSENVTKLIGALLRGLQATAKITYKTILQDNLGATLTLWSSCGRSRGGRYGEWQGVICTGETNSQVQKYLQQLWDTVLLVALILSTGVIVQARWQYQGRQLNDDLELLPKQDVLKRMSSLKTKRYRQPKPWCDPSQLAEAETCAVCLEPFNNNQCLRVLPCLHEYHRDCVDPWLLLQHTCPLCKRSILGSICKDS; from the exons ATGGCTTCCCCTCGCTGGTGCCGCCTCGGGGTGTCGTTAccgctactgctgctgctgcggtgGTCGGGGCTGCTGGCGGTGGCGGAGCAGGTTGCTCTGGTAGAGGTTTTCTTGGAACAGCGGCCAGGTGCGAGCGACCTGCTCCAGGGGGAGGTGGTTGAATCCAGCCTGGGCGGCGGGAGCTCCGAGCAGCGGGACGAGGAGCGAGAAGAGCTGGAGGGAGATCTGGTCCTGGTCCTG GTTAGAGATGAGGTGACAccggtggatgaaggaaaagacaAGGCTGACATCAAAAAGCCAGAGCCGTGGATCGGGGTTGTGCCCGTGGAGATAGACGAAAGCAAAGCCTCGACTGGGAACCAGGAGTCCTTCGCTGATGCTGTGGTCAATAAA ATGAAGCGAGCGTTGGTCCTCGGAGCATCGGCGCTGATTATTCTGGCTCTCAACCAAAACACCGTCAGTGAG ATGGATTTGTCCCAGGTGCTGTCCAAGCCCATCATTGTGATCCAGACATCAGAAAATGTGACCAAGCTGATCGGAGCACTGCTCAG GGGCCTTCAGGCGACGGCAAAAATCACATACAAGACGATCCTGCAGGACAACCTG GGAGCCACGCTCACGCTGTGGTCCAGCTGCGGGCGGTCGAGAGGAGGTCGCTACGGGGAGTGGCAGGGGGTCATCTGCACCGGCGAGACCAACTCTCAGGTCCAG AAGTACCTGCAGCAGCTGTGGGACACCGTCCTCCTGGTGGCTCTGATCCTCAGCACAGGAGTCATCGTTCAGGCTCGCTGGCAGTACCAAGGCCGCCAGCTGAACGACGACTTAGAG CTCCTTCCCAAACAGGACGTTCTGAAGAGGATGTCATCCCTGAAGACCAAAAGATACCGTCAGCCCAAACCCTGGTGTGACCCGTCGCAGCTGGCAGAGGCAGAAACCTGCGCCGTCTGTTTGGAGCCTTTTAACAACAACCAG TGTCTGCGGGTGCTGCCGTGTCTTCACGAGTATCACAGAGACTGTGTCGACccctggctgctgctgcagcacacctgtCCTCTGTGCAAGCGCAGCATCCTCG GCAGCATCTGCAAAGACAGTTAA
- the rnf215 gene encoding RING finger protein 215 isoform X4: MVRDEVTPVDEGKDKADIKKPEPWIGVVPVEIDESKASTGNQESFADAVVNKMKRALVLGASALIILALNQNTVSEMDLSQVLSKPIIVIQTSENVTKLIGALLRGLQATAKITYKTILQDNLGATLTLWSSCGRSRGGRYGEWQGVICTGETNSQVQVGKHDTVKHTSAFKLLHQSRKYLQQLWDTVLLVALILSTGVIVQARWQYQGRQLNDDLELLPKQDVLKRMSSLKTKRYRQPKPWCDPSQLAEAETCAVCLEPFNNNQCLRVLPCLHEYHRDCVDPWLLLQHTCPLCKRSILGSICKDS; encoded by the exons ATG GTTAGAGATGAGGTGACAccggtggatgaaggaaaagacaAGGCTGACATCAAAAAGCCAGAGCCGTGGATCGGGGTTGTGCCCGTGGAGATAGACGAAAGCAAAGCCTCGACTGGGAACCAGGAGTCCTTCGCTGATGCTGTGGTCAATAAA ATGAAGCGAGCGTTGGTCCTCGGAGCATCGGCGCTGATTATTCTGGCTCTCAACCAAAACACCGTCAGTGAG ATGGATTTGTCCCAGGTGCTGTCCAAGCCCATCATTGTGATCCAGACATCAGAAAATGTGACCAAGCTGATCGGAGCACTGCTCAG GGGCCTTCAGGCGACGGCAAAAATCACATACAAGACGATCCTGCAGGACAACCTG GGAGCCACGCTCACGCTGTGGTCCAGCTGCGGGCGGTCGAGAGGAGGTCGCTACGGGGAGTGGCAGGGGGTCATCTGCACCGGCGAGACCAACTCTCAGGTCCAGGTGGGCAAACATGACACCGTCAAACACACGTCTGCTTTTAAGCTGCTGCATCAGAGCCGA AAGTACCTGCAGCAGCTGTGGGACACCGTCCTCCTGGTGGCTCTGATCCTCAGCACAGGAGTCATCGTTCAGGCTCGCTGGCAGTACCAAGGCCGCCAGCTGAACGACGACTTAGAG CTCCTTCCCAAACAGGACGTTCTGAAGAGGATGTCATCCCTGAAGACCAAAAGATACCGTCAGCCCAAACCCTGGTGTGACCCGTCGCAGCTGGCAGAGGCAGAAACCTGCGCCGTCTGTTTGGAGCCTTTTAACAACAACCAG TGTCTGCGGGTGCTGCCGTGTCTTCACGAGTATCACAGAGACTGTGTCGACccctggctgctgctgcagcacacctgtCCTCTGTGCAAGCGCAGCATCCTCG GCAGCATCTGCAAAGACAGTTAA
- the rnf215 gene encoding RING finger protein 215 isoform X1, with product MASPRWCRLGVSLPLLLLLRWSGLLAVAEQVALVEVFLEQRPGASDLLQGEVVESSLGGGSSEQRDEEREELEGDLVLVLVRDEVTPVDEGKDKADIKKPEPWIGVVPVEIDESKASTGNQESFADAVVNKMKRALVLGASALIILALNQNTVSEMDLSQVLSKPIIVIQTSENVTKLIGALLRGLQATAKITYKTILQDNLGATLTLWSSCGRSRGGRYGEWQGVICTGETNSQVQVGKHDTVKHTSAFKLLHQSRKYLQQLWDTVLLVALILSTGVIVQARWQYQGRQLNDDLELLPKQDVLKRMSSLKTKRYRQPKPWCDPSQLAEAETCAVCLEPFNNNQCLRVLPCLHEYHRDCVDPWLLLQHTCPLCKRSILGSICKDS from the exons ATGGCTTCCCCTCGCTGGTGCCGCCTCGGGGTGTCGTTAccgctactgctgctgctgcggtgGTCGGGGCTGCTGGCGGTGGCGGAGCAGGTTGCTCTGGTAGAGGTTTTCTTGGAACAGCGGCCAGGTGCGAGCGACCTGCTCCAGGGGGAGGTGGTTGAATCCAGCCTGGGCGGCGGGAGCTCCGAGCAGCGGGACGAGGAGCGAGAAGAGCTGGAGGGAGATCTGGTCCTGGTCCTG GTTAGAGATGAGGTGACAccggtggatgaaggaaaagacaAGGCTGACATCAAAAAGCCAGAGCCGTGGATCGGGGTTGTGCCCGTGGAGATAGACGAAAGCAAAGCCTCGACTGGGAACCAGGAGTCCTTCGCTGATGCTGTGGTCAATAAA ATGAAGCGAGCGTTGGTCCTCGGAGCATCGGCGCTGATTATTCTGGCTCTCAACCAAAACACCGTCAGTGAG ATGGATTTGTCCCAGGTGCTGTCCAAGCCCATCATTGTGATCCAGACATCAGAAAATGTGACCAAGCTGATCGGAGCACTGCTCAG GGGCCTTCAGGCGACGGCAAAAATCACATACAAGACGATCCTGCAGGACAACCTG GGAGCCACGCTCACGCTGTGGTCCAGCTGCGGGCGGTCGAGAGGAGGTCGCTACGGGGAGTGGCAGGGGGTCATCTGCACCGGCGAGACCAACTCTCAGGTCCAGGTGGGCAAACATGACACCGTCAAACACACGTCTGCTTTTAAGCTGCTGCATCAGAGCCGA AAGTACCTGCAGCAGCTGTGGGACACCGTCCTCCTGGTGGCTCTGATCCTCAGCACAGGAGTCATCGTTCAGGCTCGCTGGCAGTACCAAGGCCGCCAGCTGAACGACGACTTAGAG CTCCTTCCCAAACAGGACGTTCTGAAGAGGATGTCATCCCTGAAGACCAAAAGATACCGTCAGCCCAAACCCTGGTGTGACCCGTCGCAGCTGGCAGAGGCAGAAACCTGCGCCGTCTGTTTGGAGCCTTTTAACAACAACCAG TGTCTGCGGGTGCTGCCGTGTCTTCACGAGTATCACAGAGACTGTGTCGACccctggctgctgctgcagcacacctgtCCTCTGTGCAAGCGCAGCATCCTCG GCAGCATCTGCAAAGACAGTTAA